In a single window of the Terrirubrum flagellatum genome:
- a CDS encoding HAMP domain-containing protein, whose translation MRRLFQLARSGVGARIYVAIGGVVALTIAASAIASFSFTRVDRTIQSLVDERYPIVELSRDLAQQAGAAVAQAPKLADVASEQERAAIIAKLGESDQRMRSIVDELANRGAIDRAQFDAMIDRLSAEIRKADDAAKARIAIEAEKVKRSDELTKAIDGFSQALIAGVDDARFNLMIGLEDVSSAIDASQVDKMKETLKKLGDHDLAAYGAGMTLIAEGHQAAGLLRQVLVLDRAELLAPALDQYRAVWGRATKALRSADAVAPEPKRRTAVETLLAFGLGENSLFKLRERDFANRKTLASNLSAAGDAARSLYGEIDGVVTGSRTAASDATRSAKSLIAGSSLLLILIGLASVAAAGAIAWFIVRPQIVKRLARLSVATQAIADGRLDAEIDANGSDEIGAVARAVVGFRDAAIEKARIEEQAAEQRRAAGEERARNEQERARNEQMREAGAREVEQVVAMLGDGLARLAEGDLSVEISGLRAGISEAEGRLQRRHRASARDGDGDRDLDARGGERLG comes from the coding sequence ATGCGTCGCTTGTTTCAGCTTGCGCGATCTGGAGTCGGCGCGCGGATTTATGTGGCGATCGGCGGCGTGGTGGCGCTGACCATCGCCGCGTCGGCGATCGCATCCTTCTCCTTCACCCGCGTCGACCGCACCATCCAGAGTCTCGTCGACGAGCGCTATCCCATCGTCGAACTGTCGCGCGATCTTGCGCAGCAGGCTGGCGCCGCGGTCGCGCAGGCGCCGAAGCTGGCTGACGTCGCATCCGAGCAGGAGCGGGCGGCGATCATTGCGAAGCTCGGCGAGTCGGATCAGCGCATGCGCTCGATCGTCGACGAACTTGCGAATCGGGGCGCGATTGATCGCGCCCAGTTCGACGCGATGATCGATCGCTTGAGCGCGGAGATTCGCAAGGCCGATGATGCGGCGAAGGCGCGCATCGCCATTGAAGCTGAGAAAGTGAAACGCTCGGATGAGCTGACCAAAGCGATCGATGGATTCAGCCAGGCGCTGATCGCCGGCGTCGACGATGCGCGTTTCAATCTGATGATCGGTTTGGAGGATGTATCGTCGGCGATCGATGCGAGCCAGGTCGACAAGATGAAGGAGACGCTTAAGAAGCTCGGCGATCATGATCTTGCCGCCTATGGCGCAGGGATGACGCTGATTGCCGAAGGTCATCAGGCCGCAGGCCTGCTGCGTCAGGTGCTGGTGCTCGATCGCGCGGAACTGCTCGCGCCTGCGCTCGATCAATATCGCGCCGTCTGGGGTCGCGCGACCAAGGCGCTGCGTTCGGCGGACGCCGTGGCGCCGGAGCCGAAGCGGAGAACGGCTGTGGAAACGTTGCTCGCCTTTGGTCTCGGAGAAAACAGCCTTTTCAAGTTGCGTGAGCGTGATTTTGCGAACCGGAAGACGCTGGCGTCGAATCTTTCTGCGGCCGGCGATGCGGCGAGGAGCCTCTATGGCGAGATCGACGGGGTGGTGACGGGATCGCGGACGGCTGCGAGCGATGCGACGCGTTCGGCCAAGTCGCTGATCGCGGGAAGTAGTTTGCTCTTGATCCTGATCGGTCTGGCGAGCGTGGCGGCGGCGGGCGCGATCGCCTGGTTCATCGTCAGGCCGCAGATCGTGAAGCGTCTGGCCCGCCTGTCGGTCGCGACGCAGGCGATCGCCGATGGCAGGCTGGACGCCGAGATTGACGCGAACGGGTCCGACGAGATCGGCGCGGTGGCGCGCGCCGTGGTCGGCTTCCGCGATGCGGCGATCGAGAAGGCGCGGATCGAGGAGCAGGCGGCCGAGCAGCGCCGCGCCGCCGGCGAGGAGCGGGCGCGCAACGAACAGGAGCGGGCCCGCAACGAGCAGATGCGCGAAGCGGGAGCCCGCGAGGTCGAGCAGGTGGTGGCGATGCTGGGCGATGGCCTGGCGCGTCTGGCCGAAGGCGATCTGAGCGTCGAGATATCAGGCCTGCGCGCCGGAATATCAGAAGCTGAAGGACGACTTCAACGTCGCCATCGCGCGTCTGCGCGAGACGGTGACGGCGATCGTGACCTCGACGCGCGAGGTGGCGAGCGCCTCGGCTGA
- a CDS encoding ABC transporter substrate-binding protein gives MIGKRDFIKGVATVGAMTALPRAAFAETGVAADKITFGQAAVFEGPASALGLGMRDGILAAFAEANAAAGVKGRKIELVTQDDGYEPAKSIEATKALLAQGVFALVGPVGTPTSMAALPIVKEAGAPFIGPFTGTEALRNPYQPLVVNIRASYFQETEVMVERLVKDKGAAKIAILYQDDAFGQAGLAGARRAMDKRSMKLVAEASFERNTVAVRSALLEIRKAEPEAVILIGPYKPCAEFIKLSRQIKFGPIFINISFVGSDALAHELGANGDGVLVTQVVPFPADASIPVVAAFHKALKASKPDAQPGFVSLEGYIVGRTVIAALQKIDGEPTRAALMEKLSNGSYDLGGFTLNFGPNNNQGSNAVFLTAIGADGKFKPLTAIA, from the coding sequence ATGATTGGCAAGCGCGATTTTATCAAAGGCGTTGCGACGGTTGGCGCGATGACGGCTTTGCCGCGCGCCGCGTTTGCTGAAACCGGCGTCGCCGCCGACAAGATCACATTCGGCCAGGCGGCCGTGTTTGAAGGCCCGGCAAGCGCGCTTGGTCTTGGCATGCGCGACGGCATTCTCGCGGCCTTCGCGGAAGCGAACGCAGCCGCCGGCGTCAAGGGCCGCAAGATCGAGCTCGTCACCCAGGACGATGGCTACGAGCCCGCGAAATCAATCGAGGCGACGAAAGCGCTTCTGGCGCAGGGCGTTTTCGCCCTTGTCGGCCCTGTGGGAACGCCAACTTCGATGGCTGCGCTGCCGATCGTGAAAGAGGCCGGCGCGCCTTTCATCGGCCCCTTCACGGGCACCGAAGCGTTGCGCAATCCCTATCAGCCGCTCGTCGTGAATATCAGGGCCTCCTACTTTCAGGAAACCGAGGTGATGGTCGAGCGCCTCGTCAAGGATAAGGGCGCGGCCAAGATCGCGATCCTCTATCAGGACGACGCCTTCGGGCAGGCGGGCCTCGCCGGCGCGCGTCGCGCCATGGACAAGCGCAGCATGAAGCTGGTCGCGGAAGCCTCCTTCGAGCGCAACACCGTCGCCGTTCGCAGCGCGCTGCTCGAAATTCGCAAGGCCGAGCCCGAGGCCGTCATTTTGATCGGCCCCTACAAGCCCTGCGCGGAATTCATCAAGCTCTCGCGCCAGATCAAGTTCGGCCCGATTTTCATCAACATCTCCTTTGTCGGCAGCGACGCTCTGGCCCACGAACTGGGCGCGAACGGCGATGGTGTGCTGGTGACGCAAGTCGTGCCGTTCCCGGCCGATGCGTCGATCCCCGTCGTCGCCGCGTTCCATAAGGCTTTGAAGGCGTCGAAGCCGGATGCGCAGCCGGGCTTCGTGTCGCTCGAAGGCTATATCGTCGGCCGCACGGTCATCGCCGCACTGCAGAAGATCGATGGCGAGCCGACGCGCGCGGCCTTGATGGAGAAGCTGTCGAACGGCTCTTACGATCTCGGCGGATTCACGCTGAATTTCGGCCCGAACAACAATCAGGGTTCGAACGCCGTCTTTCTGACAGCCATCGGCGCGGATGGAAAATTCAAGCCGCTGACCGCGATCGCCTGA
- a CDS encoding methyl-accepting chemotaxis protein, translating into MRRLFQLARSGVGARIYVAIGGVVALTIAASMIASFSFTRVDRTIQSLVDERYPIVELSRDLAQQAAAAVALAPKLADVANDQERAALTARLAESDKRMREIVDELASRGAINRGQFDAMISRLSAEIQKADAATKTRIAIEAEKTARAVALKKAGDLFSLELSADVTEAKFALTMGLDDAIAAAMDKQTDDVRTTLQSLSNRDLAGYGAGLNMLAEGRNMYGLLREALVLDRADLLVPAEFQFRLSYGELTKSLEEADKARPFPKRKTITTTLAAFGLGDDSLFKLRERDFANRKTLASNLSAAGDAARSLYGEIDGVVTGSRTAASDATRSAKSLIAGSSLLLILIGLASVAAAGAIAWFIVRPQIVKRLARLSVATQAIADGRLDAEIDANGSDEIGAVARAVVGFRDAAIEKARIEEQAAEQRRAAGEERARNEQERARNEQMREAGAREVEQVVAMLGDGLARLAEGDLSVEISGACAPEYQKLKDDFNVAIARLRETVTAIVTSTREVASASAELSTSTTDLSLRTEEQAASLEKTAASLEKIAAIVRKNAESAEQANKYAGATRGVADRGSEVVSQAVKAVSRIEESSHKIADIITVIDEIARQTNLLALNAAVEAARAGEAGRGFAVVASEVRSLAQRSSQAASDIKDLILNSSGRVKEGVEFVNSAGSALGEIVGSIRQVADIVSEIVNASAEQASGVEQVHASLSRMDVVTQQNSALVEENAATAKMLEQQAAAMDEQVRFFRLEAQRRSPTGRKAA; encoded by the coding sequence ATGCGTCGCTTGTTTCAGCTTGCGCGATCTGGAGTCGGCGCGCGGATTTACGTGGCGATCGGCGGCGTGGTGGCGCTGACCATCGCCGCGTCGATGATCGCGTCCTTCTCCTTCACCCGCGTCGACCGCACCATCCAGAGTCTTGTCGACGAGCGTTACCCCATTGTCGAACTGTCGCGCGATCTCGCGCAGCAGGCGGCTGCTGCGGTCGCGCTGGCGCCGAAACTCGCCGATGTCGCGAACGATCAGGAGCGGGCCGCCCTGACGGCCCGACTCGCCGAGTCTGACAAGCGCATGCGCGAGATCGTTGACGAACTCGCAAGTCGTGGCGCGATCAATCGCGGGCAGTTCGACGCGATGATCAGTCGGTTGAGCGCCGAGATCCAGAAGGCGGATGCGGCGACCAAAACGCGCATCGCCATCGAGGCGGAAAAGACAGCCCGCGCAGTCGCGCTGAAGAAGGCTGGAGATCTCTTCTCCCTCGAACTCTCGGCCGACGTCACGGAGGCGAAATTCGCTCTGACGATGGGTCTCGACGACGCCATCGCAGCCGCGATGGACAAGCAGACCGACGACGTCCGCACGACGCTGCAGTCTCTCTCCAATCGCGATCTCGCCGGCTACGGCGCCGGGCTCAATATGTTGGCGGAAGGCCGCAACATGTATGGGCTGTTGCGTGAAGCGCTGGTGCTCGATCGCGCCGATCTTCTCGTGCCGGCGGAATTCCAGTTTCGCCTGAGCTATGGCGAGCTCACGAAATCTCTTGAAGAAGCTGACAAGGCCAGGCCTTTTCCGAAGCGCAAGACCATCACCACGACGCTTGCGGCGTTCGGCCTTGGCGACGACAGCCTATTCAAGTTGCGTGAGCGGGATTTTGCGAACCGGAAGACGCTGGCGTCGAATCTTTCTGCGGCCGGCGATGCGGCGAGGAGCCTCTATGGCGAGATCGACGGGGTGGTGACGGGATCGCGGACGGCTGCGAGCGATGCGACGCGTTCGGCCAAGTCGCTGATCGCGGGAAGTAGTTTGCTCTTGATCCTGATCGGTCTGGCGAGCGTGGCGGCGGCGGGCGCGATCGCCTGGTTCATCGTCAGGCCGCAGATCGTGAAGCGTCTGGCCCGCCTGTCGGTCGCGACGCAGGCGATCGCCGATGGCAGGCTGGACGCCGAGATTGACGCGAACGGGTCCGACGAGATCGGCGCGGTGGCGCGCGCCGTGGTCGGCTTCCGCGATGCGGCGATCGAGAAGGCGCGGATCGAGGAGCAGGCGGCCGAGCAGCGCCGCGCCGCCGGCGAGGAGCGGGCGCGCAACGAACAGGAGCGGGCCCGCAACGAGCAGATGCGCGAAGCGGGAGCCCGCGAGGTCGAGCAGGTGGTGGCGATGCTGGGCGATGGCCTGGCGCGTCTGGCCGAAGGCGATCTGAGCGTCGAGATATCAGGCGCCTGCGCGCCGGAATATCAGAAGCTGAAGGACGACTTCAACGTCGCCATCGCGCGTCTGCGCGAGACGGTGACGGCGATCGTGACCTCGACGCGCGAGGTGGCGAGCGCCTCGGCTGAGCTGTCGACCAGCACGACCGATCTGTCGCTGCGCACCGAAGAGCAGGCGGCGTCCCTGGAGAAGACGGCGGCGTCGCTTGAGAAGATCGCGGCGATCGTGCGCAAGAACGCCGAGAGCGCCGAGCAGGCGAACAAATATGCAGGAGCGACCCGGGGCGTGGCCGATCGCGGCAGCGAGGTGGTGTCGCAGGCGGTGAAGGCGGTGAGCCGGATCGAGGAGAGTTCGCACAAGATCGCCGACATCATCACGGTGATTGACGAGATCGCGCGTCAGACCAACCTTCTCGCGCTCAATGCGGCGGTCGAAGCCGCCAGAGCCGGCGAGGCGGGCCGGGGCTTTGCGGTGGTGGCGTCCGAGGTCAGAAGCCTCGCGCAGCGTTCGTCGCAGGCGGCGAGCGATATCAAGGATCTGATTCTGAACAGTTCGGGTCGGGTGAAGGAGGGGGTCGAGTTCGTCAATTCGGCGGGTTCGGCGCTGGGCGAGATCGTCGGCTCGATCCGTCAGGTGGCGGACATCGTGTCCGAGATCGTGAATGCGAGCGCCGAGCAGGCGAGCGGGGTCGAGCAGGTTCACGCCTCGCTGAGCCGGATGGATGTGGTGACGCAGCAGAACTCGGCGCTGGTCGAGGAGAACGCGGCCACCGCCAAGATGCTGGAGCAGCAGGCCGCCGCCATGGACGAGCAGGTCAGATTCTTCAGGCTCGAAGCCCAACGCCGCAGCCCCACGGGACGAAAAGCGGCGTGA
- the solA gene encoding N-methyl-L-tryptophan oxidase, with protein MSNSYDVIVAGVGGMGSAACWHLAQRGKRVLGLERFDLGHGMGSSHGLTRIIRLAYFEGAQYVPLLKRAHQLWKETGDRANLQLLYVTGSVDLAPEGAGFVESSRASCVEHDLTHEVLDAKELAKRFPAFTLTPEHRGLWQPDGGFVASERAIFAHAGLAMAHGAEIRTNEPMISWRPTAQGGVEVTTERGTYSAGQLVLSAGAWNPELANALQPHAQVVKQTIGWFATTKPALFSPDRFPVFILTVDEGNFYGFPLWEHPGFKLGGPHFAREPFDPDTPARIVNPRQVEAIQDCLRRYIPDAAGAPLTTRACMYTVTPDEHFVIDRLPGAEQVVLLSCCSGHGFKFASVIGEIAADLATKGETPFDLSPFKLDRFKKAA; from the coding sequence ATGAGCAACAGCTATGACGTGATCGTCGCAGGCGTCGGCGGCATGGGTTCGGCGGCGTGCTGGCATCTCGCCCAACGCGGCAAACGTGTGCTTGGTCTGGAGCGTTTCGATCTCGGCCACGGCATGGGCTCGTCGCATGGGCTGACGCGGATCATCCGCCTCGCCTATTTCGAGGGCGCGCAATATGTGCCGTTGCTCAAGCGCGCCCATCAGCTCTGGAAAGAGACGGGCGACCGCGCCAACCTTCAGCTTCTCTACGTGACCGGCTCGGTCGACTTGGCGCCGGAAGGCGCGGGCTTCGTCGAAAGCTCACGCGCCTCCTGCGTCGAGCATGATCTGACGCATGAGGTCCTCGATGCGAAAGAACTCGCCAAGCGCTTTCCCGCTTTCACGCTGACGCCTGAGCATCGCGGCCTCTGGCAGCCCGACGGCGGCTTTGTCGCATCGGAGCGCGCCATCTTCGCTCATGCCGGGCTCGCCATGGCGCATGGCGCGGAAATTCGCACGAACGAACCGATGATCTCATGGCGTCCGACCGCCCAAGGGGGCGTCGAAGTGACGACGGAGCGCGGGACCTACAGCGCGGGACAACTCGTCCTGTCCGCCGGCGCATGGAACCCCGAACTCGCGAACGCCCTGCAACCCCATGCGCAGGTGGTGAAGCAGACCATCGGATGGTTCGCGACGACGAAGCCCGCATTATTTTCGCCCGACAGATTTCCCGTCTTCATCCTCACCGTCGATGAAGGGAATTTTTATGGATTCCCATTGTGGGAGCATCCCGGCTTCAAACTTGGCGGGCCGCATTTCGCGCGCGAGCCGTTCGACCCTGATACGCCCGCGCGCATCGTCAACCCAAGGCAGGTCGAGGCGATTCAGGATTGCCTGAGACGCTATATCCCCGACGCGGCCGGCGCGCCTCTGACAACGCGCGCCTGCATGTACACGGTGACGCCGGACGAACATTTCGTCATCGACCGGCTGCCCGGCGCCGAGCAGGTCGTCTTGCTTTCATGCTGTTCGGGCCATGGCTTCAAATTCGCGAGCGTGATCGGCGAGATCGCGGCGGATCTCGCCACGAAAGGCGAGACGCCGTTCGATCTCTCGCCGTTCAAGCTCGATCGCTTCAAAAAGGCGGCGTGA
- a CDS encoding GNAT family N-acetyltransferase, whose protein sequence is MRLTELSTERLRLEPVALTHAAGLFPLLNNWEVVRWLGRPSWPARREDMEAFFVRAGRANEDGSEATAAIIFEGRAVGVIGLDQRRGAWHIGYWLGQDYWGRGVMSEAVEAMLNFFFSTRDDLFLMSGVIDGNAASLRIQKKMGFVQVGESMIDSNPHGRRVGHIETLLGREAWRRRQIWAGLFI, encoded by the coding sequence ATGAGGCTGACGGAACTGTCGACCGAACGTCTGCGACTTGAGCCGGTGGCGTTGACCCACGCCGCCGGCCTTTTTCCGCTGCTTAACAATTGGGAGGTGGTGCGCTGGTTGGGTCGGCCCAGTTGGCCGGCGCGTCGCGAGGACATGGAAGCGTTTTTCGTGCGCGCGGGCCGCGCCAACGAAGACGGCTCCGAAGCGACCGCCGCAATCATCTTTGAAGGCCGCGCGGTCGGGGTCATCGGCCTCGATCAGCGTCGCGGCGCCTGGCACATCGGCTACTGGCTTGGCCAGGACTATTGGGGGCGCGGCGTGATGAGCGAAGCCGTCGAGGCGATGCTGAACTTCTTCTTCTCGACGCGCGACGATCTCTTTCTCATGTCGGGCGTCATCGACGGCAACGCCGCGTCGCTTCGCATCCAGAAGAAGATGGGCTTCGTGCAGGTCGGCGAATCCATGATTGATTCCAACCCGCATGGACGGCGCGTCGGCCATATCGAAACGCTGCTTGGCCGCGAAGCGTGGCGGCGTCGTCAGATCTGGGCGGGATTGTTTATCTGA
- a CDS encoding GNAT family N-acetyltransferase, translating into MFPELCRDDVFTLETARLWLRWPRVSDAAAIQRLAGDKNVAEMTANIPHPYPDGAAEEYVFHARKGNALGDALSLAITLKPKPGALIGMIGARQTAARGVEIAFWLGSDHSGSGFITEAARSVIDAVFTLTDQPEISASARVINPASRRVLEKCGFRHEGSALRAAPARGGAFPCDLFRLDRRTWEGLKAWGAYGLPIIGLKPPAGFIREMEAAG; encoded by the coding sequence ATGTTCCCGGAATTGTGCCGTGACGACGTTTTCACCCTCGAGACCGCGCGGCTCTGGCTGCGCTGGCCGCGCGTTTCCGACGCCGCGGCCATCCAGCGTCTCGCGGGCGACAAAAACGTGGCGGAGATGACGGCGAATATTCCCCATCCCTATCCCGACGGGGCGGCGGAGGAATATGTCTTCCATGCCAGGAAGGGGAACGCTCTCGGCGATGCGCTTTCGCTTGCCATCACGCTGAAGCCGAAGCCTGGCGCGTTGATCGGCATGATCGGCGCGCGGCAGACGGCGGCGAGGGGCGTCGAAATCGCCTTCTGGCTCGGCTCCGACCATTCAGGCTCCGGCTTTATCACCGAGGCGGCGCGGTCGGTGATCGATGCGGTGTTCACCCTCACTGACCAGCCGGAGATCAGCGCCTCGGCGCGGGTGATCAATCCGGCCTCGCGCCGCGTGCTGGAGAAGTGCGGCTTCCGCCATGAAGGCTCGGCTCTGAGGGCCGCGCCGGCGCGCGGCGGCGCATTCCCGTGCGACCTGTTCCGGCTCGATCGCCGGACCTGGGAAGGGCTCAAGGCATGGGGCGCCTATGGCCTGCCGATCATTGGGCTGAAGCCGCCAGCCGGCTTCATCAGGGAGATGGAAGCGGCTGGATGA
- the rpmA gene encoding 50S ribosomal protein L27, translating to MAHKKAGGSSRNGRDSNSKRLGVKRFGNEVVVAGNIIVRQRGTKVHPGANVGMGVDHTLFAKANGRVQFGQKLGRTIVSIIPAVEAAE from the coding sequence ATGGCTCACAAAAAAGCAGGCGGCTCGTCGCGTAACGGCCGCGACTCCAACTCAAAGCGCCTCGGCGTGAAGCGTTTCGGCAACGAAGTCGTCGTCGCCGGCAATATCATCGTGCGTCAGCGAGGCACCAAGGTCCATCCCGGCGCCAATGTCGGCATGGGCGTCGACCATACCCTCTTCGCCAAAGCTAATGGCCGCGTTCAGTTCGGCCAGAAACTTGGTCGAACGATCGTATCCATTATCCCGGCCGTCGAGGCCGCAGAGTAA
- the rplU gene encoding 50S ribosomal protein L21, producing MFAVIKTGGKQYRVAAEDKITVEKLPGAAGDVVSFDNVIMLGRDGGTEIGAPFVTGATVAGEILEQGRGAKVINFKKRRRQNSKRKKGHRQDLTIVRITEILTGGAKPSGKKASAAPAATQPVGVAAAAAAGGRDSSNLSLIAGIGPTIEKKLRAAGVTSWEQIAAWTDEDVAKWDAELKLGGRAKRDEWPEQARELLAGKPPRAKVDQAEQKSGEDW from the coding sequence ATGTTCGCAGTCATCAAGACCGGCGGGAAGCAGTATCGCGTCGCCGCCGAAGACAAGATCACCGTCGAAAAGCTGCCGGGCGCAGCAGGAGACGTCGTCTCCTTCGACAACGTCATTATGCTTGGCCGCGACGGCGGAACCGAGATCGGCGCCCCCTTCGTGACGGGCGCGACGGTCGCCGGCGAGATCCTCGAGCAGGGCCGAGGCGCGAAGGTCATCAACTTCAAGAAGCGCCGCCGCCAGAACTCCAAGCGCAAGAAGGGTCACCGCCAGGACCTGACCATCGTGCGCATCACCGAGATCCTGACCGGGGGCGCGAAGCCGTCGGGCAAGAAGGCGAGCGCGGCTCCGGCCGCAACCCAGCCGGTCGGCGTGGCCGCCGCCGCTGCGGCAGGCGGGCGCGACAGCTCGAACCTTTCTCTCATCGCCGGCATCGGCCCGACGATCGAGAAGAAGCTCCGCGCCGCGGGCGTGACGAGCTGGGAGCAGATCGCCGCCTGGACCGACGAGGACGTCGCCAAGTGGGACGCGGAGCTGAAGCTCGGCGGCCGCGCCAAGCGCGACGAATGGCCGGAGCAGGCCAGGGAGCTGCTGGCGGGCAAGCCGCCGCGCGCCAAGGTCGATCAGGCCGAGCAGAAATCAGGCGAGGATTGGTGA
- a CDS encoding cold-shock protein produces the protein MFDRRNSQSSSPTITQEGVKATLKWFNPEKGFGFVAAADGTGDVFLHVSAVQGIDPNSLKPGATLTVDLGQGRRGLQVVTVHEVDESTAEPEAPRKPRFGGGGDRFGGGDRGGYGDRGGGYGDRGGGYGDRGGGGYGGGRDRGYGGGQDRGYDAGGGGSSDWVDGTMKFFNQQRGFGFVAADNGGADVFLHMSALTRAQVATPADGQRVRFTTKQGRKGLEVDRIEVV, from the coding sequence ATGTTCGACCGTCGTAATTCCCAGTCAAGTTCGCCGACCATTACTCAGGAAGGCGTCAAGGCGACCCTCAAGTGGTTCAATCCAGAAAAGGGGTTCGGATTCGTCGCCGCCGCCGATGGCACCGGCGACGTTTTTCTTCATGTCTCAGCGGTTCAGGGCATCGACCCTAACTCGCTCAAGCCCGGCGCGACGCTGACGGTTGATCTGGGCCAGGGACGGCGCGGCCTTCAGGTCGTGACAGTCCATGAGGTGGACGAGTCGACGGCGGAGCCGGAAGCGCCGCGCAAGCCGCGCTTTGGCGGCGGCGGCGACCGTTTCGGCGGCGGAGATCGCGGCGGATACGGTGATCGTGGCGGTGGATATGGCGACCGCGGCGGTGGTTATGGCGATCGTGGCGGCGGCGGTTATGGCGGCGGTCGTGACCGCGGCTATGGCGGCGGTCAGGATCGCGGCTACGACGCCGGCGGCGGCGGTTCGTCCGACTGGGTCGATGGCACGATGAAGTTCTTCAACCAGCAGCGCGGCTTCGGCTTCGTCGCGGCCGACAATGGCGGCGCCGACGTGTTCCTCCATATGAGCGCTCTCACCCGCGCCCAGGTGGCGACGCCGGCCGATGGCCAGCGCGTGCGCTTCACGACCAAGCAGGGCCGCAAGGGTCTCGAAGTCGACCGCATCGAAGTGGTCTGA
- a CDS encoding ABC transporter substrate-binding protein yields MIRFSRQNFCALMLGGVAAMAAHAGALAQTPIKFTLDWVFQGPTSPFLVALEKGYYKAEGLDVTMDPGQGSAGALQRVATGAYQIGFADVNSLIEYNQKNAGKEILCVFIAYDFPPFGVHALKKSGIAKPADLTGKKLGAPVFDASFRLFPAFAKKVGLDAKSVTHVNLTPQLREQSLVQGTVDFISGHYFSSILDLKARNVKQEDIVSFNYSDFGMDVYGNGIIIAPELASKPEVVTGFLRATLKAWKEVAADPKLGVAAAKKRDPLIDEALELERLNMSLKMNVLTPFVKANGMGDVDPARFARSVSDVSEAFGLPSAPDASKVFSNKFLPVKADRMIAP; encoded by the coding sequence ATGATCCGTTTTTCAAGACAGAATTTTTGCGCGCTGATGCTGGGCGGCGTCGCAGCGATGGCAGCGCATGCAGGCGCGCTGGCGCAGACGCCAATCAAGTTCACGCTCGACTGGGTGTTCCAGGGCCCGACGTCGCCGTTCCTCGTCGCGCTGGAGAAAGGCTACTACAAGGCCGAAGGCCTCGATGTGACGATGGATCCCGGCCAAGGCTCGGCCGGCGCGTTGCAGCGCGTCGCGACAGGCGCCTACCAGATCGGCTTCGCCGATGTGAATTCACTGATCGAGTACAACCAGAAGAATGCGGGCAAGGAGATTCTCTGCGTCTTCATCGCCTATGACTTTCCGCCTTTCGGCGTTCACGCGCTAAAGAAGAGCGGCATCGCCAAGCCCGCCGATCTCACCGGCAAGAAGCTTGGCGCGCCCGTGTTCGACGCGTCGTTCCGGCTGTTCCCGGCCTTCGCGAAAAAAGTCGGCCTCGATGCAAAAAGCGTCACGCATGTGAACCTGACGCCGCAGCTGCGCGAGCAGAGCCTCGTTCAGGGCACGGTCGACTTCATCTCCGGCCATTATTTCTCATCGATCCTTGATCTCAAGGCGCGCAATGTGAAACAGGAAGACATCGTCTCCTTCAATTACAGCGACTTCGGCATGGATGTGTATGGCAACGGCATCATCATCGCGCCGGAGCTCGCGTCGAAGCCGGAAGTCGTCACGGGCTTCCTGCGGGCGACTCTGAAAGCGTGGAAAGAAGTGGCGGCTGATCCGAAGCTCGGCGTCGCTGCTGCGAAGAAGCGCGATCCGCTGATCGACGAGGCGCTGGAGCTTGAGCGCCTCAACATGTCGCTGAAGATGAACGTGCTGACGCCTTTCGTGAAGGCGAACGGCATGGGCGACGTCGATCCCGCGCGCTTCGCGCGCTCGGTGAGCGATGTGTCAGAAGCGTTCGGACTGCCGTCGGCGCCGGATGCGTCGAAAGTTTTCTCGAACAAGTTCCTGCCGGTGAAAGCCGATCGCATGATCGCGCCGTGA